A window from Natranaerovirga hydrolytica encodes these proteins:
- a CDS encoding O-acetylhomoserine aminocarboxypropyltransferase/cysteine synthase family protein, whose amino-acid sequence MRFQTNLIHGNRADDKSTGATNVPIYLSNAYARQTAKELADIFSGRNIGHVYTRISNPSVEAFEKRMLAIEGGLSATATASGMSAIYLALMNIVQPGDEIIAASGVFGGTYNLLKNLDHQGINVKFLDVLNQETLDQAITSETKIVFAETIGNPKLDILDLESVGKVCQQKEVILIVDSTVTTPYLIKPIEYGADIVIHSTSKYINGTANAIGGMIIDGGSKKYQNEKYTNFETYHKRFRQFAFTAKLKMELGKDLGATMSPTNATLNLTGVETLQLRMKEHCKNAKKLAEYLSTHSKVDEVHFPGLTSSPYYEMAQKYYGEACGGILTVRFGSKEKAFAFIDHLNIISNLANIGDTKSLVIHPASTICAQNSTKEKEQMGVYEDLVRISVGIEDIEDIIEDVNQSLENI is encoded by the coding sequence ATGCGTTTTCAAACCAATTTAATACATGGTAATAGAGCAGATGACAAATCAACAGGAGCGACGAACGTACCGATTTATTTATCCAATGCTTATGCCCGCCAAACGGCTAAAGAATTAGCAGATATTTTTTCAGGTAGAAACATTGGGCATGTTTATACCCGTATATCCAACCCAAGTGTAGAAGCTTTTGAAAAAAGAATGCTTGCTATAGAAGGTGGATTGTCGGCAACAGCAACAGCTTCAGGGATGTCAGCCATTTATTTAGCACTCATGAACATTGTGCAACCTGGTGATGAAATTATTGCAGCATCCGGTGTGTTTGGTGGAACGTATAATTTGCTAAAAAACTTAGACCATCAGGGAATCAACGTAAAATTCTTAGACGTGTTGAATCAAGAAACACTTGATCAGGCCATTACCAGTGAAACAAAAATTGTTTTTGCTGAAACCATTGGGAATCCAAAATTAGACATTTTAGACTTGGAAAGTGTTGGAAAGGTCTGTCAACAAAAAGAGGTTATATTGATTGTGGATTCTACTGTAACGACCCCGTACTTAATTAAGCCAATAGAATATGGAGCAGACATTGTCATACACTCAACTTCAAAATACATTAATGGTACAGCTAATGCCATTGGCGGCATGATTATCGATGGCGGCAGCAAAAAATATCAAAATGAAAAATATACAAATTTTGAAACGTATCATAAACGCTTTAGACAATTTGCGTTTACAGCTAAGTTAAAGATGGAACTTGGAAAAGATCTGGGAGCAACCATGTCTCCTACTAACGCCACATTAAATCTTACAGGTGTTGAAACACTCCAATTAAGAATGAAAGAACACTGTAAAAATGCAAAAAAATTAGCAGAATATTTATCAACACATTCAAAAGTAGATGAGGTGCATTTTCCAGGCTTAACAAGTAGCCCGTATTATGAAATGGCACAAAAATATTATGGAGAAGCCTGTGGTGGTATCTTAACAGTTCGATTTGGCTCAAAAGAAAAAGCATTTGCCTTTATTGATCATTTAAACATTATAAGTAATTTAGCCAATATAGGAGATACCAAAAGTCTAGTGATTCATCCCGCATCTACCATATGTGCACAAAATTCTACTAAGGAAAAAGAGCAAATGGGTGTATACGAAGACTTAGTTAGAATTTCAGTTGGTATTGAAGATATAGAAGATATTATTGAAGATGTTAATCAATCTTTAGAAAATATTTAG
- the cysK gene encoding cysteine synthase A: MMIYDNISQLIGHSPVVKLNNMVKENMAEVYVKLEMFNPGGSVKDRIALNMIEEAEREGFIKPGDTLVEPTSGNTGIGLAMVAAVKGYTLLLVMPESMSLERRKLLKAYGAELVLTKAHLGMKGSIDQAIELSEENGYYLLQQFENKANPAVHRKTTAQEIITDFGEDLDAFIAGVGTGGTITGVGEILKGKMKGLEVIAVEPKDSAVLSNEEAGPHMIQGIGAGFIPEVLNVKVFDRIVKVSNEEAIQTARALSIKEGVFVGISSGAAVFAALEVAKDLGKGKKVLAIAPDSGERYLSTVLV, encoded by the coding sequence ATGATGATATATGATAATATATCCCAATTAATTGGGCATTCCCCTGTTGTCAAACTTAATAACATGGTTAAGGAGAATATGGCAGAGGTTTATGTAAAGTTAGAAATGTTTAATCCAGGCGGTTCTGTGAAAGATAGAATTGCATTGAATATGATAGAAGAAGCTGAAAGAGAAGGATTTATTAAACCAGGAGATACTCTAGTAGAGCCAACCAGTGGTAATACAGGTATTGGACTTGCGATGGTGGCAGCTGTAAAAGGTTATACTTTATTATTGGTTATGCCAGAATCTATGTCTTTAGAAAGAAGAAAATTATTAAAAGCTTATGGGGCAGAATTGGTTCTTACAAAAGCCCATTTAGGTATGAAAGGTTCTATTGATCAGGCAATAGAACTATCAGAAGAAAACGGCTACTACCTGTTGCAGCAATTTGAGAATAAAGCCAATCCAGCGGTTCATAGAAAAACCACAGCTCAAGAAATTATAACAGATTTTGGTGAGGACTTAGATGCCTTTATAGCAGGTGTTGGAACAGGTGGAACCATTACAGGAGTTGGAGAAATTTTAAAAGGCAAAATGAAGGGTTTAGAAGTGATAGCAGTCGAGCCAAAAGATTCGGCGGTATTATCCAACGAAGAAGCGGGACCCCATATGATACAAGGCATCGGTGCAGGATTTATACCGGAAGTTTTAAATGTAAAAGTATTTGATCGTATTGTTAAAGTTTCAAATGAAGAAGCCATTCAAACAGCGAGAGCATTAAGCATAAAAGAAGGTGTTTTTGTAGGAATATCATCAGGAGCAGCAGTCTTTGCAGCCTTAGAAGTAGCAAAGGATCTGGGTAAGGGTAAGAAAGTTTTAGCCATTGCACCAGATAGCGGAGAAAGATATCTTTCTACAGTTTTGGTATAA
- a CDS encoding sulfurtransferase TusA family protein, whose protein sequence is MIKIPERIINEIKEYPVKLKELKDGKVEADRFKPYRVSMGIYEQRDNNTFMTRTRIPSGVITLEQFKKVVELAKKYSHGYIHITTRQDIQFHKVTIEDTENIMMGLLDVGIMTRGTGGNTARNVVASALSGVEQGEGFDVTQDALATTEFLLTEPSVFQLPRKYKIGFSNTEADDANATISDLGFIAKNKNDELGYVVYGAGGLGGRPTEAIKLVDFIPRSEILYHVLAMKNLFEKEGDRTNKHSARIRYILYRLGEEAFVKKYNEELESVKQEKNLDLELPLDKDAVTTASNEEIDNNNIVPQKQKGLYALYIHPENGNITTENVDKFLNFIDNLDYDTTIRLTNTQGLYIRDLKKEDAKKLYELTKDFSSPYSIDHSVACAGAATCKLGLCLSQNFLSAIIKRFENAEDSIKSLLPQIFISGCPNSCGQHQKGKIGFAGKAKRTDKGLVPMYSVFLNGHVGENPKLGQSAGDIPAKKIPDFLYELGILKSKSTIQDISQFLQEERQYIDKLIKTFASIELDNEDLFYDYGSEEKFSLKGRGPGECSAGVLDVIKLDLNNGDTAIKDYKETKDSNKLYDAAVSGARALLVLKGVDSSKERVILKEFTTHFVETGLVKKEIKDVIDELFDYKLGDIDSLEKYYEDIQYLVSRVRAMFESLDPQLNITLDKEWDPETKEESKEKEKSDDLKIVDFKGVKCPINFVKVKIELSKIPSGSTIGFYLDDGEPITNVPKSVESEGHEIVEINEGFDGYNLLIIKKK, encoded by the coding sequence GTGATAAAAATACCTGAACGCATTATAAATGAAATAAAAGAATATCCAGTCAAATTAAAAGAATTAAAAGATGGAAAAGTAGAAGCCGATCGATTTAAACCTTATAGAGTATCTATGGGGATTTATGAGCAAAGAGATAATAATACCTTTATGACCCGAACAAGAATACCCTCGGGTGTCATTACTTTAGAACAGTTTAAAAAAGTAGTGGAACTAGCAAAAAAATACAGCCATGGTTATATTCATATAACAACCAGGCAAGACATTCAATTTCATAAAGTAACCATAGAAGATACAGAAAATATTATGATGGGCTTATTAGATGTTGGTATTATGACTAGAGGAACAGGTGGTAATACAGCACGAAACGTTGTTGCATCTGCTTTATCAGGCGTGGAACAAGGTGAAGGGTTTGATGTGACTCAAGATGCTTTAGCTACGACGGAATTTTTATTAACAGAACCCAGTGTGTTTCAATTGCCTAGAAAATACAAGATAGGATTTTCCAATACAGAAGCAGATGATGCCAATGCCACGATTTCTGACTTAGGGTTTATTGCAAAAAATAAAAATGATGAATTAGGTTATGTGGTATATGGTGCAGGTGGTTTAGGTGGTAGACCAACAGAAGCCATTAAATTAGTGGATTTTATTCCAAGAAGTGAAATATTATACCATGTCCTTGCCATGAAAAATCTCTTCGAAAAAGAAGGCGATCGAACCAATAAACATAGTGCAAGAATACGTTATATTTTATATAGACTAGGTGAAGAAGCATTTGTTAAGAAATATAATGAAGAACTTGAAAGTGTTAAACAAGAAAAGAACTTGGATTTAGAATTACCATTAGATAAAGACGCAGTAACAACTGCTTCTAATGAAGAGATAGACAATAACAACATTGTTCCTCAAAAACAAAAAGGATTATATGCTCTTTATATTCATCCAGAAAATGGGAATATCACTACGGAGAATGTGGATAAATTTTTAAATTTCATAGACAATCTGGATTATGATACAACGATTCGTTTAACCAATACCCAAGGTTTATATATAAGAGATTTGAAAAAAGAAGACGCTAAAAAATTATATGAGCTAACGAAAGATTTTTCATCTCCTTATTCTATAGATCACTCGGTAGCTTGTGCAGGAGCAGCGACTTGTAAATTAGGTTTGTGTTTATCACAAAACTTCTTAAGTGCCATCATAAAAAGATTTGAAAATGCGGAAGACAGCATAAAAAGCTTGTTGCCACAAATTTTTATCTCAGGATGTCCTAATTCTTGTGGACAGCATCAAAAAGGAAAAATTGGTTTTGCCGGTAAAGCGAAAAGAACAGACAAAGGCTTGGTGCCAATGTATTCTGTTTTCTTAAATGGTCATGTTGGAGAAAATCCAAAATTAGGTCAATCGGCAGGTGATATACCAGCCAAAAAAATACCAGACTTTTTATATGAGTTAGGTATCTTAAAAAGCAAAAGCACCATACAAGATATATCACAGTTTTTACAAGAAGAAAGACAATACATTGATAAATTAATAAAAACATTTGCTTCTATTGAGTTAGATAATGAAGACTTATTCTATGATTATGGATCAGAAGAAAAATTCTCATTAAAAGGTAGAGGACCTGGAGAATGTAGTGCAGGTGTATTAGATGTTATTAAGTTAGATCTTAACAATGGCGATACAGCAATAAAAGATTATAAAGAGACTAAGGACTCTAACAAGCTATATGATGCGGCTGTTTCAGGTGCAAGAGCGTTATTGGTTTTAAAAGGCGTTGATTCATCAAAAGAAAGAGTGATACTTAAAGAATTTACAACCCATTTTGTAGAAACAGGTTTGGTTAAAAAAGAAATTAAAGATGTTATCGATGAGTTATTTGATTATAAACTAGGAGATATTGATAGCCTTGAGAAATATTATGAAGATATTCAGTATCTTGTATCAAGGGTTCGAGCAATGTTTGAATCATTAGATCCACAACTTAACATTACACTAGACAAAGAATGGGATCCAGAAACCAAAGAAGAATCTAAGGAAAAAGAAAAAAGCGACGACTTAAAAATCGTTGATTTTAAAGGTGTTAAATGTCCAATAAACTTTGTAAAAGTAAAAATTGAATTGTCTAAGATACCTAGTGGAAGTACCATAGGTTTTTACTTAGATGATGGTGAACCCATTACCAATGTACCCAAAAGTGTTGAAAGTGAAGGACACGAAATTGTAGAGATTAATGAAGGTTTTGATGGTTATAATCTACTGATTATAAAGAAAAAGTAG